The following coding sequences are from one Nicotiana tomentosiformis chromosome 3, ASM39032v3, whole genome shotgun sequence window:
- the LOC138906920 gene encoding zinc finger BED domain-containing protein RICESLEEPER 2-like, whose product MEENGSRVSEVCEGGGSNDSIPNTECLSLDEAPKKRKVMQPRSDAWNHFEKYDDPSGAKREKCKYCEKTYAAATKGSTSASSGNTTATMSGYGSFLKRGTMRTKLEFEKHKEVTGGLGAKSELDRYFAEDIEPETDEFKILKWWKINEPRFSILAEMARDVLAISISSVESECAFSTGGRILDSFRSSLTPKLV is encoded by the exons ATGGAAGAAAATGGAAGTAGGGTAAGCGAAGTCTGCGAAGGTGGGGGTTCAAATGATAGCATACCTAACACTGAATGTCTCAGTCTTGATGAAGCTCCAAAGAAAAGGAAAGTCATGCAACCTAGATCTGATGCTTGGAACCATTTTGAGAAGTATGATGATCCTAGTGGAGCTAAAAGAGAAAAATGTAAGTATTGTGAAAAAACTTATGCAGCTGCTACGAAAG GATCTACATCTGCTTCATCTGGAAACACAACAGCTACCATGAGTGGTTATGGTAGCTTTTTGAAAAGAGGAACAATGAGAACGAAATTGGAATTTGAGAAACATAAGGAAGTGACAGGAGGTTTAGGTGCTAAATCAGAGTTAGATAGATATTTTGCTGAAGATATTGAGCCTGAAACGGATGAGTTTAAAATCTTAAAGTGGTGGAAAATCAATGAGCCTAGATTTTCCATTCTTGCGGAGATGGCTCGTGATGTGTTAGCCATTTCTATTTCAAGTGTTGAATCAGAATGTGCATTCAGTACTGGAGGTCGCATTCTTGACTCGTTTAGGAGTTCGTTGACGCCTAAACTGGTGTAA